The DNA segment ACTATTACTGACCCACGCCCACTCAGTGTACAGGGGCGGGGACTATTACTGACTCCCGCCCATTCAGTGCACAGGGGCGGAGTCTATCACTGACCCCCGCCCACTCAGTGCACAGGGGGCGGGGACTATCACTGACTCCCGCCCACTCAGTGCACAGGGGCGGGGACTATCACTGACCCACGCCCATTCAGTGGACAGGGGCGGGGACTATCACTGACTCCCGCCCACTCAGTGCACAGGGGCGGGCACTATCACTGGGTCCGCCCACTCAGTGCACAGGGGCGGGCACTATCACTGGGTCCGCCCATTCAGTGCACGGGGTGGGTAATCACGTCCATCTCATGGCACCCGACGTGCGCCGCCCGCTCTCACATTGGAGCCCAGTCCGGCCTCGCTTTGATATCGCCACGCCCACTCAGGGGTCACGAGCGTGGTTTCTATCGCGTGCGCCTGTCCGTCTCCACAACCTCACGGTGTGAGTGACGCCTCCACGGATCTGAGCTCTTTGATTGGCTCAGCCTGCCGTCCGCGGATCAGCCGCACGGGCGGGGCTGTCTGATTGGTTTCGTCCGTTGGTCACGTGCACTCGAGGTGCACGCGCTAAATTTGAACGCGGTCGAGAGCGGGAGAAATGCCTGTTGGTAAAATCCGTTAGAAATGTGAGTAGTTTAGCTCATTGAGTATAAACTCATCAAAtcgtcccctgggctggatggtgCAGGGGAATTGGGGAGTAATAATCTTGAAAATCAGAGGTTAGTGGATCTAACCACTGGGATTGTTGGTGTATGATGAAACTGAGGGATTTAATAAATTATTTTCATCTTTAAATTATGCGAGTTAGTTTGGTAATCAGTTAGCAACACCTGATCAGAGTGATTGGAATAATCTATGGGAAATATCTGATGGGAATTAATGGTCTAATGTATTGGAAATGCCTGGTGGTAGTAACTTGTGTGAGGAAATTGGGGAAATGTTGGGATATGGAGAGCAATAAATGGTCTGGATTTTCTGGGAGCTAATACCGCTGTGCTTGTTGCAATGGGCAAGGCAGGAAGTCTCACTTGAAAATATCATTCACAAAGAATCTCATGGATTACGAAAGGTGAACTCATTTCATCACTTTGTAGGTTGGTTAATATtgtgccaatatttaagaaaggtggtaaggaaaaactggggaactatagactggtgagcctgactgGTGGTGGGCactttgttggagggaatcctgagggacaggatttacatgtatttggaaaggcagggaatGAATAAGGATCACTAGCacagctttgtgtgtgggaaatcatgtctcacaaacttgatttagcttttttttttgaagaagtagcaaggttagatctcatggaatacagggagaactagccatttgaatatggaattggtttgaaggtagaagacagggtggtggtggagggttgcttttcatactggaggtctgtgaccagtggagtgccacaaggatcagtgctgggtccactatctttcatcatttatataaatgatttggatgtgagcataaaaggtacagttagtaagtttgcagatggcaccaaaattggaggtgtagtggacagtgaaggaggttacctcagagtactccagatgggccaaggagtgccagatggagtttaatttagataaatgcgtgGTGTTGCatattggaaaagcaaatccgagcaggacttataccctttagtgataaggtcctagggagtgttgctgaacaaaaagatctttgagtgcaggttcatagctccttgaaagtagagttgcaggttgacaggatagtgaagaaggtgtttagtatgctttcctttattggtcagagcattgagttcagagcattgagtacaggacattggttaggccacttttggaatgttgcatgcaattctggtcttcctattaGAAATTTTCCTATTGGAAactgaaaggttcagaaaagatttacaagaatgttgccagagttagaggatttgagctatagggagaggttgaataggctggggctgttttccctggacagtcagaggctgaggggtgaccttatagaggtttataaaatcatgaggggcatggataggataaattgacaaggtattttccctgggttggaggagtccagaagtagagggcataggtttatggtaagaggggaaagatttaaaagggacctgaggggcaatgttttgacACACAGGGtgatgcatgcatggaatgaactgccagagaaagtgatggaggcttgtacaattacagcatttaaaaggcatctggatgggtacatgaataggaagggtttagagggatctggaCCAAGTGttaacaaatgggactagattaggttaggatatctggtcggcatagacaagttggaccaaacgatctgtttccatgatgcacatctctatgactcaataaatGTCAAAGGAGGAACAGCCCTTCCTCAACTTTCTCAGTTTCTAACTGTTTCACTGACACTTTATAGACACCTTCTGAATATCTGGTTTGTTCTCACAGAAATAACTCAAATTATCTCAGTGTTGAGATTACACAGGCAGTTGCAAACTCTATGATAATGAAGATTACGTGAAGGGAAAGATCCTGAGGGATATCTTATTACATATTGCTTAAAAATTAGAGCTGGAAAGACACGGCAAGtcgggcagcatcaaaggagctggAAAATTGACATCTCTGAAGCAGTTGGGACTGGAACCACTACTTCCTGGTTCAGTGGTAGGGACTTTGCCACTTTGCTCCAAGACTTCTCTCAATTTAACTCTAGAAAGTTATCAATAACTGATTTCAAGTCTCTCTGATCTGTGAGGATCACTAATAAGAATTATTGTCTGCAGCCTATTCTTGAGATTTTTTTCCAAGATCCACCTCCAATAATTATAGCAATTCACTGTGTCAAATGACACTGAGAAATATCCACTCTTGGTGAAAATGACTCAAATTCTCAGTAAATTCATATAATTTCCATATGATTTCCCCTTAATAGAATTTATTCCCTTGTAATGGCAATTATTTATCCTGCAGGTTTTTCTTTTACACATTAACGGAATTTATTGCCTTTAAGATGTTGGTGAGCTGCTTTATTCAATCACAGCAGTCCATTTGGTATAGGCAGATgcaatgctgttagggaaggagCTCCAAGACGTTGACCCAGCAACAGAAGAATTTTCAAACTTGGTGAATAGCCTGGAGGAAACCTTGCAAGTTGTGCTGTTCTCTGTGAATAACAttacctctcaatctctctctcagaaGCTGTTTGACCAGATGTGTTTTTGtatcactttctgtttttatttcagatcaccaggtgggattagattgggttgggatatctggttggtatggacaggttggaccgcagggtctgtttccatgctgtacatctctatgactagcatctgcagtttttactTTGCATTCATAACTCATTATTACATTTCCAAGTTTTGTGTCATGTTGTCATTGACCAAAAAATGAACTGGAATTATCATCTAAGTTCTGTGGCTACAAGATCAGGTCAGAGACGAAGAGTCTTGCAACAGGTGacaagggcagcatggtgactgagtggttagcactgcagcctcacagcatcagggacctgggttcagttccagccttggactactgtctgtatggagtttgcacattctccccatgtctttgtGGTTTTCTtcccggtgctctggtttcctcctacaatccaaagatgtgcaggtcaggtggattcgctatgccaaattgcccatagtgttaggtgcattagtcagagaaagatgggtctgggtgggttgatcttcagagggtcattgtgggcttgttgggtcgaagggcctgtttccactctagggaatttaattttaaaaaaataacccACTTCTGACCAATTGCTGAGGTCCTTGCATGGCAGCAGCTTCCATAATTGGCATGCCGATCACCGTGCATGAAATGTAGGAGTAGTGCTTGCCTCCTAAAAACCTATCcatcacctacaaggcacaagtcaggattgtaATGAATAACTCCCCATTGGCCTGGATGtatacagctccaacaatattaAGGAAGTTTgtcatcctccaggacaaagcagcacacTCGATTGACACtgcatctacaaacattcagtccctccactACCAACACTCAGTAGTAGCAGCAGCGTGTACTCATGagaagatgcattgcagaagttCACTAAAGCTTCTTAaataacaccttccaaacccaaaacCACATCCAGTgagaaggacaagtgcagcagatacacaggaacacccccacctgcaagttccccaccaAGCCATCACCgtactgacttggaaatgtacaatcagtatcactgggtcaaaaatcctggaatttcctctctaacagcattgtgggtatacctacaccaaatggactgcagcgattcaagacgACAATTCACCATTTCCTtgagagcaactagggatgggcaatacataCTAGCCCAGcaagcaacatccacatccaatgGTAAATGactaagaatttttttaaaaagtgtcaaTCTCTGGAATTGTGTATAATTCATCAGTGCTACAGATTTCCTTTATTCACTGGATATTGGTTTTACTGATAAGATAgccatttattgcccgtccttaAACAGCTTGTATACCACAGTTACTCTCAGGCATTTCAAAGGTGgtgtaagagtcaaccacattgctgcatgTCAGGAATCACATTTAGTCCAgcccaggtaaggatagcagatttgtTTCCTTATAGGGCATTGTATTTTTATAACTATGCTTCTAACACGTATCCAACATTGGCATTTACCTGGTTATGTCAAAAATTGCTCAGGTATTTCTGTCCATAAAAAAATACACTTggtcaattactgccccatcagttcATTCTTATttgtcagcaaagtgatggaaggttcttcagcagtgctgaaaatgtgttgctggaaaagcgcagcaagtcagacagcatccaaggaacaggagaatcaacttttttggcataagcccttcttcaggaatgaggaaagtgtgtccagcaggctaagataaaaggtagggaggagggacttgagggaggggctttgggaatgcaataggtggagggaggtcaaggtgagggtgataggctggagtggggtggggacggagaggtcaggaagaaggtcAGCAGTGCTATCAATTGGCACTTAatataacctgctcactgattcTCAGTTTGGTTTCTGACATCATTACAGTCATAGTCCAAACATGCACAAAACAGCAAACTCTAAAGGTGAggtgacatcaaggcagcatctgACCAAGAGTAGCACCAAGGAGCCCTTGCAAATGGCAATCAGATAAAACCTTCCATTGGTTGGAGTCTTACTTGACACAAAGggaaatggttgtggttgttggaagtcaattatctcagctccaggacataattgcagaagttcctcagggtgTATCCTTGACCCAACCatttttagctgcttcatcaatatctTTCCATCAACTTTCCATCAAAATGTCAAAAGTGGGAATATTTACCAACCATTAGACAATTTTCTGAACCATTCATGAACTcttcagacactgaagcaatccatAGGAAATTGCAACAAAACCTGGTCAACTTTCAGGTTTAGGCTGAAAACTGGCAAGTGACGTTGGCACCACACAAGtcccagacaatgaccatctccaacaagagagaatccaatCATCACCCCTTGACACCCAATGGCACCATAATCATTGAATCCCCATAATTAACTTCCCAGgaattaccattgaccaaaatgtAAACTGGACCAGTCATATAAATATAATgcctacaagaacaggtcagaggctaggaatcctgcaatgCATAACAAAAATATTAACTCATGAACTGGAACTAAACTTTAGCCTTCAGCAGCCATATGGATATTTACTGCAGATATTTGCATAACCAAAGCAGTAAAACAAACACAATACTTGTGTCCCATGCTGTATGTGAATGTTGGTTTATTCTATACCTATCGATCTCTGGTGCTGCAAATGTAAATGCTGTGTACATATCACTCTCTGGCAGTATAATGGAGTTTGGGAAATTCTGAACCTCTTCTTATTATTTGTGTACAGGTATATGAGATTTATTCCAAACTGACTATCCTATGATGTTATTTGTCACTGATGGATTCATTCACCAGAATCTTTCACTCCTTGATACTGAGAGTCAGTTTGGGTATAATTCTTTCAGTTATATAGCATGTGATTGTAGAATTCATTTTGCATCTCTTAGTCTCTGGTGCCATTTGCGTATATGACATTCATTGTACATTGGGAAGACCCTCATGTTGTAATGATACCTGGAAATTAGGTATACCTGACAGGCTTTGGCACTCTGGGTGTATGTGAGACTCATTTTGTGCTTGACATTTTGTGGTAATATGTATGTGTGGCATATTAATTTAACCAGGTATTtcacaacaaaaacaaaaatagaaattgctggaaaaactcagcagatctgtcatcatctgtggacagaaatgagagttaatgtttcttgTCCAGTGACACTTTTTCAGAACTGTCAGGTGTCTTGCATCAGCCTTCACTACAGATGATAACAAGTAATGTCCCAGAAGTAGCAACAAATCaagaaaagaaagggagagaggagttCTGGAAAATCACATTTGGCAGAGAGGTGGTACTGAGTAAATGGTTGGAACTCCAGGCTGACAGTTGCCTGGATCCTAATGACTTTGTCATAAGAGTCATAAAAATGTGATTAGTAAGAAAATTGAGGAAatagttttaattttccaaaacttcaTTCTGGGAAGGTCCCATTAGGTTGGAAGGTATGAAGTTCAAAAAAGGAGGGAACAGACAGcaagaaattacaggccagttggcTGAACAACTGTCAAAGGGAGAATGTTAAAAGCAATTCTTAAAGAAGTTACAGCAGGGCAAGTTCAAGTTAATCAGGAAGACTCaacgtggttttgtgaaagggaaattacgtATAACCaatctgttggagttctttgaggaactAACAAGCTGTGGATGGATGCTACTAAGATTTCCAAAAaacatttgataaagtgccatgTCAAAAGTTATCATGAAcaataaaagctcatggtgtagTGAGTTGCTTGTTgcccgagattgatagattcttgttgtctagaggaattaagggctacggggagaacgctggtaagtggagctgaaatgcgcatcagccatgattgaatgggggagtggactcgatgggccaaatggccttccttccactcctatgtcttatggtcttatggacatgaaaaaaaaagccttttttttatttattcatgagatGACGGCATTgctggcagttaagagtcaacctgtTTCAGTGGGTCTGACAGTTCAAAATGGAATTGTGGTTTTCACTCGGCTTTTAGTtcaagatttttattgaattcaaatttcaccactttCCATGGCAGGAttgaaacccaggtccctgagaTGTTTCCTAGATCTCTCAATTAACAATCAGTGATATGCTGTCGCTGTTCCTCCCCATCTTACTAAATGAAAGCAGAAAGTAAGCATAAATGGGTCCTTTAAAGGTTAGCAAGATGTAAtaaatggtgtaccacagggagtAGTGTAGAGACCTCAACTGttcacaatttatatcaatgacttcaATGAAGAAACAGAAGTATGTTTACTAAAAATAGGGAAGAAAGCAGGTTTTGAAGAGGACTTGAGCTTACAAGAGGATGAATTCAGTGAATAGGCAAAGATCTTGTAAAGGAAGTATAAATGTCAGAAGATGTGAGATTGTCCATTTTTGCAAGGTCTATGAAaaagaagcatattatctaaatggtgataGATTGCAGATCTCTGAGAAttagagggatctggctgtcctAGTTCATGAATCATAAAATATTAAtagcaggtacagcaagtaattaagaacgCTAAAGGCATGTTATTatttattgtgaggggaattgaatacTGAAGAAGggaagttatgcttcagttatacaaggTACCAACTagactacatctggagtactgtgcacagtattgGTCACTTTATTTTGGGAATGATGTAAATACATTAGAAGTGTAAATGCATTAACAGAGAAGGATTACCAGACTAATACGTGACAtgtgtgttttgttttatgaggAAATGTTGCACAAACTTTGCTGGTTTTAGAACAGTGAGTGAAACATGTAAGATCCTGAGGGTCTTGATAGAATAgatatggaaaggatgtttcccacTTCTTTTTTTcagtggacttgaaacattaactctgatccctctctacagatgctgccaaacctgctgagtttatccagcaatattggtttttgtctgtgtttctgttttccaagcatccacagttcttcttTATATATCTTACTTGCTACTTGCTTTAAAACCCTAGAATGAAATCCATGAGGGCCTAGGGATCTGTCACCTCATAGTTCCAACGATTTACTCAGTACTACTTACCTGGTAATTGTAATTTTCTTGTGTTCCTCACTCACTGTCAATTCCTGGTTTACAACTATTTCCAGGATATTACTTGTATCCTCTCTAATGAAGATCAATGCAAAGTTTCTATTAAATTTGTCTGCCACCTCTCTATGTCCTCTTATTAATTTCCCAGGCTCATTTCTATAGCATTAGGTTATTTTGTTAAGTCTTCTTTAAATATCTAAAGAAACAGATTTAGGGGACACAATGGCTTCATGTTATTATCGCtgtctattaatccagagatggagagaatgttctgaggacctgggttcaaaatcAGTCTTGaccaatttgaattcaattttaaaaatctggcatTAGGAGTGAAATGATGATCGTGAAACTGTTACCAATTCTTGGAAAATCCCATCttattcactaatatcctttaggaaaagaaactgtcatttttacctggtctggcctccagacccacagccaatgTGATTGACTGGCAACTAGGAATGAGCAATTAATGCTGCCAGTgatgtccatatcccatgaatgaataaaaaagaaaacttttcCTATGTTTTTATACTTTTGGCTAAGGTATGACATAAGTTGTTTCACATGGAAAAATGGAAATTAATTTCCTACTCACAACAAACTAAAGAATGAGGAGTGGGGCAAAAGGTTCTTCAGATTAGCCTGCCCTGCCTTTCTTTATGATCATGCCCCCATAGAATCCAAAATTGTTTTAAACTCATTCTTGAatatggagaaagtaaggactgcagatgctggagatcagagtcaaaaagtgtggtgtagGAAAGGCACAgtcggtcagacagcatctgagaagcaggagcgtcgacatttcaggcatgagactgatgaagagcttaggctcaaaatgttgactctcctgctcctcggatgctgcctgaccagctgtgctttaccagcaccacactttttgactcattcTTGAATATACCTATTAACAAAGTGTCCATACTTTCTGAGatcaagaattccaaagattaaaaGTCTGAGTGAAGAAATATCATATTGAGAAATAGCTGACCCCATGTTCTGACACTTTTCATTCTTCTAAGCGTCACATAATATAAGTTCAAATTAATAAGGTCAACCATCTCAGCTCAGAAATCAATCCAttgaaccttctttgcaccctcttgaGGGAAAAATGTCTTTCTGTTACGTACAGAATCTAAGTTTTACATATTAATCCAGGTGAAGTCTCACAAAACTCTATAATTTTACCAATATTTTCTTAGccttatttagattagattagattacttacagtgtggaaacaggcccttcggcccaacaagtccacaccgccccgccgaagcgcaacccacccataccccttacctaacactacggacaatttagcatggccaattcacctgacctgcacatctttggactgtgggaggaaaccggagcacccggaggaaacccacgcagacacggggagaacgtgcaaactccacacagtcagtcgcctgaggcgggaattgaacccgggtctctggcgctgtgaggcagcagtgctaaccactgcgccaccgtgctgccccaatcaTGTTATAATAAAGGATGAGATATCATCTGCCAGAGAGATTGACCCTGCTAGGTGGAATCACAATATTCAAGCCAATTTACAGTTGAATAATATTTGAAAATAATAGGAAAAGTACAAATTGCCTTCTAATGGAAGAAATTTGCCGATTAAATCCTTATATGAGTGGGAAGCTAAGCCGATAAGGAACACTTACAAAACATCTCTTAACAATACATGGAGGAATAAGAGGGGATTAAATGAGCCATCTTGCTGTACATCATACAAAATTTAACCTCAATCATAAATTCTTTTGACCCATGCCGATAAAAAATTTCACCTCGTTGCTGTTAGGAAATCTAAAACTTTAAGAGATGATGAAATATGGGAAACAATTGCAGTATTCCTAGCAGTAGGCAAAACGTGTTGGGTTCACAATCGTTTTATCGCCCAAATCCACAACTTGGAAACTTTATTAATTATATATGTAAACAGGTGACTGCTTAGCAAGTCCCTTAATCACCAGTAAAAAGCTCAGCAATAAAAGGAACATTGCGCCCATTGTGTCGGCAAACTTCGGGATCATTGGCGGTGATTCAACCAAAGTGTTGAATCCATATTCCAAATAACAGAGTTGGTCATAAACAGTCAGGAAACTAAACAAATGGAACCACTGATGACTCTGTCCTATCACATCAAACTGGCCCGGCCAAAATCTCTCTGGAATTCTGCTCACGTTAAACATAATTGCGAGCAGAAGCCACGTGCGCTGTCTCCAAAAATAAAAAAATACGTGTGGATTTTTCAAAGGAAGGTCAAAATAAAAAATATCTATGAGTATGGGCACTGACACACTGAGTGGTATGAGAAATACAATTGCCCTGATTATGTAGCGATTTTGTGCCCAGTCAATATAAGTTTTGCAAATGGCAATAGTGCAAATAACGAGCAACAAGAATGTCCCAGGAATACAGAAAGCAGAGTAAAATTTGACCACATGACTGTATTCTGTACATAGTCCATTCCCTTCCAGCAGCATAGGGTTCATGACAGTCAGCAGTGGGAATATATAATAGTAACAGGCGATAGCGGATCCAAACCCATAGAGATTGAAGGCGACGTAATCCATGTAGTAGAAGATTTGACGGAGCTGCTGTGAGACAGAATTAAATAAATGTGCGGCACAACTTTCAGCAAAGATTATTGAGACACCAAAGGCAAAACACCACATCGGTAAAAGGAATGGATGGTCATAGCAAAGCTCCTCGTTCTTGAAGAGTATCTGATGAAAGCGATACAGAAAAAATAGCAACGGCATGTAATGAGTCCAAAAGTTAAATGTTTCGTTTGTGGGCTGCAGGACAGAACACACGCACTCTGTTACTGTAGAATTCGGCCTTCGGTATCTTGAAACGATAAAGCACTCTCGCATTTCAC comes from the Chiloscyllium punctatum isolate Juve2018m chromosome 6, sChiPun1.3, whole genome shotgun sequence genome and includes:
- the paqr9 gene encoding membrane progestin receptor epsilon, whose amino-acid sequence is MYQRRRIDFLACEEIPCEMRECFIVSRYRRPNSTVTECVCSVLQPTNETFNFWTHYMPLLFFLYRFHQILFKNEELCYDHPFLLPMWCFAFGVSIIFAESCAAHLFNSVSQQLRQIFYYMDYVAFNLYGFGSAIACYYYIFPLLTVMNPMLLEGNGLCTEYSHVVKFYSAFCIPGTFLLLVICTIAICKTYIDWAQNRYIIRAIVFLIPLSVSVPILIDIFYFDLPLKNPHVFFYFWRQRTWLLLAIMFNVSRIPERFWPGQFDVIGQSHQWFHLFSFLTVYDQLCYLEYGFNTLVESPPMIPKFADTMGAMFLLLLSFLLVIKGLAKQSPVYIYN